The window TCGCCGTCGCAGTTCCAGCTGCTGTAGGCGGGAGTGCAGCTGCAGGCCGGGTGGTCTCGGCAGATCTGGCTGAAGATCTGGCGTTTGCCGTTCTCGTGCAGGTCCAGCTCCAGGTCCGAGTCGCTCTGGCAGTGGCGCGGTGTGAAGCGGAAACGCCGCACGCGGTGGACCTCAACAAACGTCAGGTCGAACTGTTTTGGGACACAACGTGGGAAGAAGGAGACGCACGGTGAGAGGCCATAAACCAGAAGACTGATTTATCATCCAGCTCTGTGACGAACCTGGTCATCTTTGCTGGTGTGTCGGAGGAGGTGTCTGAGGAAATCAAACCGGGAACATTTTCGAACCAGGATGAGGTCAGTGGTGCCGTCGGCCAGGTGAGCGGCAGGTGAGAGGCCTTTGGGGCTGCGAGGACAAGCACAGCTCATACTGGCAGCGTTTATAGCCAGGAACTTCCCTCGGACCGTCCTCCACTCTCCGTCACTctctggaacaaaaaaaaacccaaaatagaGATTTGACCTTTCTCCTTGGCTTTTATCGAGggaaatgttgatatttaaACAACAATTAATGTTGTTTAATAGGGTTTCAGTCAAATATGTTTAGTTTCATCTAAAATGGCTACAGGAGCCCATAGACCAGTCAGATACCAGCATGGAGAGGAAATCCATCTTTATGTAATCACACAACATACTGAAtaactttaaagaaaaaaataagaaaagtttAATAAGGTTAAAAAAGATTGAATCTCCACTTTTAAGTCAATATATCTACAATATCCTGACAAGAGGACAagctccatctgctgatgaagatcatggaACATGACGGCAGAAAGTCTTTTCAAGTTATCACTGGTGGTTTTAGTTCCTCGTGTCTGCAGGACTGTTCTGTGGTGTGCCTCAGGGCTCCATTCATGGACCTCTTCAGTTTTCAAACAcagtgtaaatactgtatattctcaTTCAACATGTAAATCAATGAGCTTTGGACTTGTTAGAGAGTGTATTTCTTTGAAGAAGCCAGGCTGCGTCCGGTCTTTGTGACTGATTGATTAAAATCCACAGAGGTTTCACAGGAAATCAAAGTTCAAAGACAGTTCAATCATTTTCTCATTAACTGTTTTATGAGTTCTGGATGAGGATTTGTTTGACTCACCGCTCTCTGACACTTCATCCGTCTCGTACCTCTCAGCTCGCTCTGACAGTAGCTGCCCGCTGTGCTGACAGACCACGCAGCTGGAAATTTACAGACACGCTGATGTTATTttcaaaaaggcaaaaacagtTTTTGCTACGACACTGAACTGATACATAAcctgaaaataatcaaatttttGTGGCTTAAGTCGAGCTGTAGCTTATCTGAGTTGAACTAAATAAAACTGTGACTTAATCTGAGCCAAACACTGTTAGCTGCAAACCTGAACAATAAGCTAACATGAACCAACATGACTGTTTAGTCTTTAAAGGctcctgtggagttttcttgtaagcAAACAAAAGTTCTGTTTACATTTAGGTCTGTATTTTAACGGAGGCGGAACGACCAGTGCAAGCAGCGCTCCGACTgttattttcctgaccttgagaCCCGCCTGGTGCGTCTGTGTGGCGTTTTGGTGCTCAGGTGGTGGGAGGAGAGGCTCAACAGGtgggaggttcattcaaatgaagcagtgCAAAGAGAAATACTTGCAACTGAATTATAACTAGATACTTGCTGCAATAACAGATTAATGTTTGAAATATTAAGAAATTCTCCAACCAAaatcagcacagaaaataacgtttaatgtggttaaagcaggcAAGTCAGTAAATCTGCATtcatctataaatgaatgtgggagattcttacagtatctgttgtctACTTTATTCTGTATAAAAAGCTTCTTATTCAGTTCTTTAAatctctgcagcatctgaaggcagcaggactgatatgctgataaatctgcagcttcTACATCAGAGCGCAGCACCGTTACACACAGACgatcactgtgtttaccttcattaaaccACATGACGTCACCAGGCTGATacagtataaccacacacaTCAGCCTGGTTGGTTATAGCttcatattctgtgtttttatgaatgacacGTTGGGTTAGCACCTCATCAGCCTGTtctccaactttctttttagcatctgatgttttatttttgatacaCACTGAAGCGCAAACGCTGTTGTGTAACAGTGAAATTATGTTACCATTTACAAGGGCAGCTATATTAGAATTATGGCTGAAATATCATTATTATGATGCAATCATATAAACAGCcaatatatttctttatttctatcattattataataactaactgatgaaaaacaccTGCATCATCTGTCTCTGGCTGCAGATTTGAGGTGATGAGTTTTCATGTGGTGGTGCTCTGAATCATCAggacatttcctgaagaaaatcTTTCCATCTGTTGAGTTCTTATCATGCTTAACTGTGATTGgttcagctgtttcagagcttgaggtctaacaaacatgttgtgtgcattttcttcctcataaatcatttgcaaagctgatttttgcagtattttaaaaCCTGTGTTGGTTGGCTCATAAATGAATGCTCCATAGCGccactagaggtcagaaactccacagcgAACCTTTGAATCAGCTCTGAGGTCACTCATGAGTTAGTAAAGTTCAAATCAAAAAAGGTGAGTAAACTGTCAAaggatgtttttgtctgtagagcatctctctctcacccgGATCGACACCTGGCGGCGTCCCGTGGCGTTCCCATGATGTCTCTGGCTGGCAGGTAGGACACTGTTCCTTCATAGTAATGATGAGTCAGGAACATCTTCAGACCTGCAGGGGTCAAAGATCAAACATCAGTAAATGACAGTTTCCACACCTCCACCCACACCTAACACTGTAAGGATCAGGTTTTTACCAATATATCAGATTTATATGGCTTTATTCTTTATTACATGTATTTAGTTattcaatgatttttttttctgttctatCTGCTTCAGTCTGATGTGTTGTTGAGATGTTTGTACTCCGTTCAGTCTGCTTCAATTCCCAGTTCCCTCATCACATGTTGTGTTTCTACCTGAAAGGTCGTATCTGGCCGGTCCcatccatctcttcctctcactgTCCGTCAGCACGTCGCCGTAGAAACCGTATCCTAGCAGGGAGACGGAGTATCGCAGTAATGTGTTGTTGTGGTGAACCGAGCACACGTCCATCGGCTGAGAGTCtcctgcgcacacacacacacacacacacacacacacacacatacacacacacacacacacacacacacaattaaacaTACTAACCCGGAATAATTTCATTTTCGACTCAAATCCCAGCAGGTCTATCAGGGTCAAAGCACCCAACACAACTCAGAAATACACAACGCTGAGGTGAGAAGGACACACTGCTTAGTTTGCCCTCCGCCTGTGTATCGATTACATGTTCACAGCCTGAACAGAGATAACTTGacagctgacctttgaccctcaTGAGTCTGACGAATCCTTTGAGTTTTGATCATTTCAGATTTTATTGACATGTGTCCTGcatataacatgttaaataaCTTGTCTAGGGCGGAAACGATTCATATTAGTTGATGTGTAATGAGACCATGTGACTACTGACCCACTATGATGTGCAGTGCAGAGGTCACGGGGTCGTTGGTGCCCACAGTGGCGAAGCAAATACAGTCTGTTGaacctgaaacaaacaaacagattcTCCATCAGAGGAAACGATGGAAGTTAAAGGTCGAGTTCACAGTGTTTccaaaccagcagtcaggtttccatagtaacagtaatgtaatcattcctcctgttcatactggatattaaaagatccttcaaatgtgctttcaatggaagtgatggaggccaaaatccacagtgtgtccacacagtcatttaaaagtctgtgtgaagcttctattcagcttcagcagtctgagttagtcatatcaagtggatatctgacacatttacagtctttttagcatcaaattccctctttgtgtttccttggacagtgtttccctgttgagctgcaggtggaagtatagtaacaaaaagaggaactttggcactaaaaagactgtaacgttgaaagatatctatttgatttgactcatttggacgctgaagcttcatattaacttcagataaactttgaaatacatttttgcacagaaggaggactgtggattttgtcctccatcacttccattgtaaggtcattatgaagggatcttctaatggtcagtatgaacaggaggaatgattacagcaagaaaaacatgaacttTAGGGTCCATTTGAGCCTCCTTATTGACGACTACAACCTCTTTAAAGACCTGCGTCTATCGAAGCTTCTCAAGGATCAAATCAACCagaaaatgaaagcagcagTTTTATTTCCGACCTGCAGGAATGATCCCGATGCGGAGCGAGCAGGGCAGTAGTGTTTCATCCAGACAGTTTGGATCGACGCCGCCATCCATCTGTGTCCTCCAGATCAGCCCGTGGATGATCTCACTGAACATGCCGTCCCCTCCGACACACACCACGCTGAAccgggtcaaaggtcagaggaaAATGTTAGCATGGACTTCTCTGTCTGTGTAAACTGGAACTCCATTATAGTGCACGATGACACTTTATAATAACAAAGACTGTCAGAGTGTAAAAACAGAGACAGCAGTGTTTAGCTTTCATTAGCTGTGATGTCATTAAACAGAACTGTTTTATCAAAATTTATTTAGAGAACGAACTAAACTCACCCGTCAAACTTCTTCAGCTCTACTTCCGCCCTCAGGTGATCCCTCGCATGATTGGCGTACTCTGTCACTATGGTAACAAACGCACAGACACAAGGTGTTTTAGATGTATAATCCCTGACGCAGAAGGCCACACAACAGGAAGTGAGTGATGTGATTGATGTGATTCGTACCGATGACGTGTGTCGAGACGCCGGCCTGGGCAAACAGCGGGGCGACCTTCTGCTCGTAGATGTGTTTGCCTCGTCGCTTACCGCCGTACGGGTTGATGTAGACCAGCAGGTGTTTGGGTCTGCTGGCTGTTACACAAACAACAGTGTTAGCAACAGTTTCTGGAAacaacctctgtgtgtgtgtgtgggtgtgtgttagACGGCGTGTTGGTGTAGAGTCATACCGATCGTGGTGAGCTGCTCTCTGATGCTGCTGACCCAGTGATGACACAACGCCTCCTCTGGACATGTGAAGGTGACCTCAGCACACCGCCAGCGGTACTGCCGAGACCTCTGCACATACAACactgaaacatacacacataaccATCTAATGATTGAACACATTTCAGATAATTAATTAGAGCCCGAGCCCAAAGGGCAAAGGCCCtcttgtatttcgtgtgtttgtttgtttcttctttctttccttattATTACGGGACATCACACCtcaatttgaccccctaaacatgctcaaaaactcaccaaatttggcaaaCACACCAgatctggtgaaaaatttgataaaatgtaaaaattatgccccaaagtgccaaaatgtgctccacctatgtatctaaaatggccgccacggcccgtaggaatgtcgtagagagatcaaaccaaaacccaattattcgtctcaataagacctacaaatcacacactgactcccctgacctaaatccaacaggaagtccgcaattagcctgtCAATATAAGACTTTGCatcaattttggcccccgaacaaacactatctcctccgacagcgttaatggtatcgacttcaaactttgatacatgacttataacactgtgctgaaaaaaagttgttaaaaactttgtaacaactcgaacggtttggattttataaaattgccccccacccctctgattacatcaggtgggggacaatgatatagtttgatgcagtatgttggttttcctcctgtcctccccaattttttgagtcaccagctgccactggtgtgggggttgaatgcagctcatttttgtaggatacagcagaaaggcctatatacatacagtacattatatacaagctttgtatgaagtttggtgttattatcatttattttacaataattataggtcttatatttataattcagtagcggggatgacctatgagggggagggaaaaaatggagtgagggtgacagtttagtgataaagtgctgcagaaaaataccatcaaaactaaaatttgtagctctgtactgcagtttttcctttatttttcctATATtattctaaaaatagacttgatgaaaattaggaaattaatttcttttacacacaaactcatcaagagttttcatttactaattgaaattcaagtgaatgggcgcaaaacttgcatgattttgatgacacaggtgtgagcgagacagacatgtctcacccttcagaaaattctcatcctcacaccgttgagatttgatgtttcaccatgacagaggaagttgctataactttattgtaaatgctccagtctgcaccaaactttacatgtttgataagagtcctggcctgaacacgtctacatgacaatattccatcattGATGCAAACTGGccgaatagcgccccctacgaaatttcagcaaagcagccccagcagcaggcaaaacagtggacaaaggaagtgatgtttatctccttcttacactgtctgaaaacatctacgaagacatctacatgcccgtcacagaagcccttcgCCTGCACCGCAGCCTGACGTGTGcggaggcgcgagggcccgttcaacgctgcttgcagctttaattgtttattaagctgcttcacataaaaacatctcGTCTGTGAGCCGATAAAACGCTTTCCTGTAGGAACTATACAGGAAGTGCAGATGTTCATGTTATCCTGTTTAATGAGTGCAGCAGTcaggtgtgtttacagctgtGTTCACTGTGTGTCCAGATGTGTTTAGCAGTGTGCTTACAGGTGTTTTTTTGAAGCGTGTTTACTGTGTGAACacgtgtgtttccaggtgtatTAAGTGTGACTACGGGTGTTGTGTACtgatgtgtttactgtgtttccaggtgtgtttacctgtgaAGGCCCGCCTGCAgtcctttccttctctctctttgatCTTCCTCCAGCTGCCATCGTCTTTTTGTTTGCTGctgttctcctcctcttcctccttgaCAGAGATG is drawn from Thunnus thynnus chromosome 5, fThuThy2.1, whole genome shotgun sequence and contains these coding sequences:
- the LOC137183694 gene encoding ceramide kinase-like isoform X2; protein product: MERPSRLLLLSELRVRNAAYEVSLSRSLLTWKRRVSSPVYHPFRPSVCQSVLVSEIISVKEEEEENSSKQKDDGSWRKIKEREGKDCRRAFTVLYVQRSRQYRWRCAEVTFTCPEEALCHHWVSSIREQLTTIASRPKHLLVYINPYGGKRRGKHIYEQKVAPLFAQAGVSTHVIVTEYANHARDHLRAEVELKKFDGVVCVGGDGMFSEIIHGLIWRTQMDGGVDPNCLDETLLPCSLRIGIIPAGSTDCICFATVGTNDPVTSALHIIVGDSQPMDVCSVHHNNTLLRYSVSLLGYGFYGDVLTDSERKRWMGPARYDLSGLKMFLTHHYYEGTVSYLPARDIMGTPRDAARCRSGCVVCQHSGQLLSERAERYETDEVSESESDGEWRTVRGKFLAINAASMSCACPRSPKGLSPAAHLADGTTDLILVRKCSRFDFLRHLLRHTSKDDQFDLTFVEVHRVRRFRFTPRHCQSDSDLELDLHENGKRQIFSQICRDHPACSCTPAYSSWNCDGEILTHTAIDVRAHCQLIKLFARGIEEPTVFEDLTNPCAI
- the LOC137183694 gene encoding ceramide kinase-like isoform X1, translating into MERPSRLLLLSELRVRNAAYEVSLSRSLLTWKRRVSSPVYHPFRPRFCVPSFSRRPDSGVCQSVLVSEIISVKEEEEENSSKQKDDGSWRKIKEREGKDCRRAFTVLYVQRSRQYRWRCAEVTFTCPEEALCHHWVSSIREQLTTIASRPKHLLVYINPYGGKRRGKHIYEQKVAPLFAQAGVSTHVIVTEYANHARDHLRAEVELKKFDGVVCVGGDGMFSEIIHGLIWRTQMDGGVDPNCLDETLLPCSLRIGIIPAGSTDCICFATVGTNDPVTSALHIIVGDSQPMDVCSVHHNNTLLRYSVSLLGYGFYGDVLTDSERKRWMGPARYDLSGLKMFLTHHYYEGTVSYLPARDIMGTPRDAARCRSGCVVCQHSGQLLSERAERYETDEVSESESDGEWRTVRGKFLAINAASMSCACPRSPKGLSPAAHLADGTTDLILVRKCSRFDFLRHLLRHTSKDDQFDLTFVEVHRVRRFRFTPRHCQSDSDLELDLHENGKRQIFSQICRDHPACSCTPAYSSWNCDGEILTHTAIDVRAHCQLIKLFARGIEEPTVFEDLTNPCAI